The genomic region AGCCGAGGGAGCCGGCATCGTAGAGCAGTGTTTTGCCGTCGGGGAATTCCATCACGACCGCGCAGCCGTGACCTACGGAAACGAACGTGCAGCGCAATTCACTCGCCTCCCGCGGCCCTGGCAACGCTGCCAGCAAGGCCGCCCCTCCCCAGCCACATGCCAATGCCACGCGCCAGCGTGCTGGCCAAGTCGCGGGCGGAAATGCGAGTGTGACAACAGCCACCAGATACAGACCTGCGAGCCAGCCATCGCTCGGCCCGGGCGTCCAGAAATAACTTCCTGACCAATGGGAAGCCGATTGAACCGCTGAATTCAACAGACTCAGGTTCAAATCGCACAGCCAGCCCAAGGCTGCCCCCAATGGCGGCACAAGACCGCCAACGATTAAGATGGCAAAACCGGCGGCCATCAGCAACATCACAATTGGCGCGAGCAGCAGATTCAAGATCAAACCGGCCGGCGACAGCATATGAAATCGCGCCATGGTCAGGGGTGCAATCAACAGCCACAACACCGCACTGATGAAAAATGTTCTCGTAAGATAGCGGCCGAACCGCGCAGCGATGCGCTGCGGCAGCGGTCGCGTGGCCGAAATCAAGCGGTCAAGCGGATTGGCAGCTCGAAGCGGCAGCACCTTTGGCACTACCCAAATCAGCACCCCCACCGACAAAAACGACAATTGCACGCCAGTGCGGAACAAGTCGGCGGGATTCATCGCAACGATAACGAGCGCCGCCAGTGCCAGGCTATTTAGCCCAGCACTGCTGCGACCGAGTAAAATCGATCCACAGACGATCCAGACCAGGATCGTCGCCCGAACCACCGGCGGCTCGGCTCCGGTTAGCAGCATATAAATTCCAGTAACGATGGCGACCGCCGCCAGCGCTGCCCGCCGCGACATCCAACCGGTGCGAAACGCTTTAAACAGTATCCACGCTAGAATAGCGACGTGCAGCCCCGAAATGCTCAAGATGTGAATGGTCCCCGTCTGCAAGAACGCGTCGTTGGTTTCGCGATCGATTTGCTCGCGCTGCCCCAGCAACAATGCCGACGCCAACGCCGTATTGTTCGCCGATAGATAGCGATGCAATAATCGGCTGCCGCGCTGTCGAACTTCGTGAAGCCAAGAGGACGGTGCCCAGGGCGATGCCCGGCCAACGATTTGTGCGCACTGTGGAAATTCGACGCGCACCGCGCTCAATTGGCGGTCGGCGCGGGAATGCTCGGCAAAATCAAACTCGCCGGGATTCGCCGGTGGCGCTGGCCGCGCGAGTTGGCCAAACAGTCGCAACCGATCTCCCACTTGTATTTCGTCGAACGAGCCGTTCAGCACAATTCGTGTTCGACCGCTCGCCGGCCTCCACGACTGGCCATCGCGGGCGGCAACGACTGCGGCGATGAATCGGCTTTCCGGCCGTGCAGGAATCGATCGCAGCGGATCAAGCGGCGGCATTGGAATCGCTTGCGACGTTGTTGTCGCGACGACTTCCACGCAAACGGGCTGAGGGTCGTTGGATGCCGACCGCCCCAGTTCATCCTCGGCGAATAGATTCCACCGGAGATGATGCCAAGCTCCACCGCAGGCGACCAGCGAGATTGCAAGCACAATCGCCGCGGCTGTTACTCGCCCACTGCGCCACATCAGCAGCCAGCCAATCCACGCCGTCACGGCCATCAACCACCAACTCTCGAAGGTGCGCGGCAGCCAATGCACGGAACAACGGTCGGCTATCAGGCCAGCACCAACAGCGACCGCTGCAATGACCAACGGTTGATAACGAGCGATTGGCGCAAGGTTCAGCGGCGCGTCTCCTGCGCGCGAAGTGCTCGTGGTCGGCCGCGTCGAGTCGAGCAGCACTCTCGACATGAAAAACATCCTTGCCGATGAAACCGAGGCGAAAGTCCAACGCCAACGTTGGCCGAAATCTACCACATTTGGGTCAAGACGTGAATTGTCCGCGAAAATCGCCGAAATGCGGCCGCCGCCGAGCAACGGGCCATCGGCGAGCTACCCAAAAGAATTATCGCCCGCGCCGCGCGGCTTTCCTTGCCTGTCGACGGTTGAGATAGCGTGGGCCGTTGTCGTCTTTACCCTCTTCGAGTTCAACGTGATAATCAACCAGTTCCAACGTACTGCGGCGAAGTAACTTGCCCTTCTCATCGAGTTCCTTCGAAGTGCGAGAGACGATGCCGCCGGGGACATCGACGCACGTCCAATCAAGCGTTTCGCTGGTTCCCTGCGGCGTGTGCTGAATGGTCCGCTCGATCGCGGCGGATTTCATTTCTCGCTGCACGTGTACCGGCATGTCGAGCGCGATGACTTCGACGGTGCTTGTCAAATTTGTTGCCGGCTTGCCGTTGGCTTCAATCGTCGCTGTTTCGCGCTTTAGGACAAACGGTTCGATGGAATCGGACAAGTACAACTTCGTCACATGACGCGTGCCGCCGCTAGAGGCTGTCACTTGGCGCACCTGGCATGGCAATCGCCGATCGCCGATGGTTACGTGGCCGGTGCCGACCCATTGCATCTCTGCCGACGCGCTCGGCTGCGGACTGAAAAAGCCGTACTCGATCACACGGCTTTGGCTAGTGAAACGTTTGCCGTCGAGATCGACCGTCGCTTCGATTTTCAAACGGAGCGACTTGGAATTGACGCCAAGCAATGTGGTTTTCGTTTCAGTCGTCGCGGCGCTTGAAACTTCGCCGTGGTCGTTCAACGTTTCGGTCACGATCCGTACTCGTTTCCAAGAGCCGGCGTCAAAGCGACCCCAAACGTGTAAATCGCGTGTCGCAAGTGGTGCGTTATCGAGCGTGTCGGCCGCCGCGAAAGGCAACGAGCTTTGCGCCAGGACTGCCCCGAGCGCGACGAAAATCCCCATTGGCACAGCCTTGGCTTGTGCTGGAATACTTCGCACCCGCTGGGATGCAATCAATTCACGCATGACGAGGCGGCATAAAAGCGAGGCACTTATTGATTCACAGCCTCCTTGCAACCAGACCAACTACGACCATAGCAAAATCGTGTCAAGTTGGGAAGAGCAGGCGGGAGGGGCTGTTTGTAGCTGCGCGGCAAGAACACTAACATTCCGCC from Pirellulales bacterium harbors:
- a CDS encoding ComEC/Rec2 family competence protein, translating into MSRVLLDSTRPTTSTSRAGDAPLNLAPIARYQPLVIAAVAVGAGLIADRCSVHWLPRTFESWWLMAVTAWIGWLLMWRSGRVTAAAIVLAISLVACGGAWHHLRWNLFAEDELGRSASNDPQPVCVEVVATTTSQAIPMPPLDPLRSIPARPESRFIAAVVAARDGQSWRPASGRTRIVLNGSFDEIQVGDRLRLFGQLARPAPPANPGEFDFAEHSRADRQLSAVRVEFPQCAQIVGRASPWAPSSWLHEVRQRGSRLLHRYLSANNTALASALLLGQREQIDRETNDAFLQTGTIHILSISGLHVAILAWILFKAFRTGWMSRRAALAAVAIVTGIYMLLTGAEPPVVRATILVWIVCGSILLGRSSAGLNSLALAALVIVAMNPADLFRTGVQLSFLSVGVLIWVVPKVLPLRAANPLDRLISATRPLPQRIAARFGRYLTRTFFISAVLWLLIAPLTMARFHMLSPAGLILNLLLAPIVMLLMAAGFAILIVGGLVPPLGAALGWLCDLNLSLLNSAVQSASHWSGSYFWTPGPSDGWLAGLYLVAVVTLAFPPATWPARWRVALACGWGGAALLAALPGPREASELRCTFVSVGHGCAVVMEFPDGKTLLYDAGSLGSPLAAERSISSYLWSRRIMHLDAIIVSHADADHFNALPGLLDKFNVGVIYVGPGMFEDQTPALRALRQSFDRSGAQLHELFAGDRLQIDNDVSIDVLHPPQHRIAGSDNANSIVLLLEYSGKRILLTGDLESPGLEALMNEPRLDCNIVLAPHHGSSHSDPPGFAAWCLPNHVVISGGRGDDSASVRQAYERRAAKVWNTAMSGAVTARVREGNLFVESFRDSQRSHSATPW